Below is a window of Gemmatimonadales bacterium DNA.
GCCGGAACCCGGTGCTCCGCGACCTCGCCGAACGGCTTCACCGGCACCACCTCGGAAGCGGTGTCGTTCGCCCGCGGAGTGACGTGGGATGAGCTGGAGGAAGCGCTCAAGATGCTCGCCGTGGACGCGGACCGCGGTGGCGAACCGTTGGGCCTGCGGCCGCTCTCGCGCATCGCGACCTGGCCGCACCTCAGGCTTCATCCGCTCACCTACGACCGCCTCGAGCTGGTGGGCAACGAGGATGGATCCGAGGGTGATTTCACGGGCGGCCGCGGCGCCCAGCTCTGGGTAGGCTTGGCCCGCGCGGCGCTGGCGGCGGAGGGCGTAAAGGATCTGGCGCCGGAGCCGCACGCGTTCCGGATGGAGGCCGCGATCGACTCGGCGTCCGAGAAGTCGAAGCCGCTTAGCGATGAGGAGATAGAGGCGGCGGTGGCGAATCCGCTGGCCGGGGCGCCGTTGGAGGTGGCTCCGGCCGAGCCTGCGGCCGTGGCGAAAGCGATCGAGAGCCACGAGCGCGGCACGGCCTACGACCAGGTCATCGTCGGCTACCTGCTCCAGATCGCGGAGGAGCTGAAGACCGCGGGTGGAGCCGGGGCGGTCGCCCTCAAGAAGAAGATGAGCCGCCTCGTTACGGCACTCGATCCCGGCACCCTCGAGCGGCTGCTCGACATGGGCGGCGACCTTTCCCAGCGGCGCCAGTTCATACTCGACGCCTCGCAGGGGATGGCGGTGGATGCCGTCGTGGACCTGGTGCGTGCGGCCTCGGGCACGGGCGCTCCTATCAGCCAGGCGATGCTACGGATGCTCGGCAAGCTCGGCCACCACGCCGAGCGCGGTCCCGCGCCTCGCCGCACGATCGCCGAGGCGGGGCTGCGAGACCAGATCGCAGAGCTCGTTCAGGGGTGGGCGCTCGCCGACCCGAACCCCGACGGCTACGCGACGGCTCTGAAGAAGATGTCTCAGGCGGCGCCGACGCTCGTGACGGCGCAGGAGGCGCGGTTCATTCCGGAACCCGAGCGAATCGTGCAGATGGCCTGCGAGAGCGGCGCCGCGGGCCCGCCGGTCACGCGCGCCGTCGACGACCTCCTGGTGGCCGGCCGGCTCGGGACCGTCCTCGAGTTCCTCGAGCGCGCGCCGCGCCAGAGCCCCGCCATCGAGCTCATCCGCGGCCGGGTGGTGAACCCCGAAACGCTGAAGTTGATCCTCTCGGCGCAGCCGGTGGACTTCTCGCTGGTGGATCAGCTTCTCGCCGCGCTCGATGCCGAGGCGATCACCCCCATGCTCGACGTGCTGGCGGAGTCCGAGTCGCGCCAGGTGCGTCGTGGCCTGATCGACCGGCTGCTGAAGTCGGGGGATGCGATGGGCCCGTTCCTCGCGCCCCGGCTCGCGGACGAGCGCTGGTCTGCGGTCCGGAACATCCTCTATCTCGCGGCCGAGCTTCCGGAGAGCCCGCCGGGCTTCGACGCGACGCCGTTCCGGCAGCACGCCGACGCGCGGGTCCGCCGCGAGGCTTTGCGGGTGCTGTTCCGGCACCCGCAGGAGCGGACCCGGGCGCTCTGCACCGCGCTGGCGGACGAGGACCCACGCATGAAGCGGCTGGCGCTCTCCGCGGCGAGCGAGGGCGGGTGTCCGGAGCCGGCCGTGCCGCTCGTGGTCGCGATCGCCTCCGACGACGAGCAGGACACCGAGCTTCGCGTGCCGGCCATCCGCGCGCTCGCTACCCACGGGGGCCGGCTCGCCCTGGACGCGCTGCTCAAGCTGACCGAGATTCGCCGTCGCAGCTTGCTGGACGCGATGAAGGGCACGTCGGCGACGCCGGAGTTTCTCGCCGCCCTCGGCGCGCTCGGGGGCTTCCTCGGAGACCGGCGCGCGCGCGAACGGCTCGAAGCCGCGGCCCGCGCCAAGGATGCGGCGGTCGTGCGGACCGCCAACCAGGCCCTCAAGGGATCCCCGTGAGCGAACCCGCCGCCGAAGCCATCAAGTTCCTCACCTCGTTCGCGCAGGCCCTCGCGACGATGACGCTCTACGCCGATGGCCACCCGGCCCGGGAAGGGATCATCGACACCGCGTACGAGAACCTGCGGGCCGTACAGGCGATCGACCGGCGGGCGTCGTTCTCGTTCCTCGGCGACGAGGTGGTGCTCGGCCAGAAGCCGTTGCGCGAGCTGCGCGGCTGGGACTGGAGCAACCGCCTGGCCGGCGCGGGCATCCAGCGGCTCCAGTTCGAGACCGAAGTGACCCGCGAGGAGTTCGAGAGCTTCATGAGCGAGGTGCTGGCACGGCTCACCCTGTCGACCCTGCAGCAGGGCGGCGGCGGTGAGCACGTCGCGGGCCCCATCCGGTTCGGATCCGTCGGCATCAAGGAGCTGATGTCCGAGCCCGAGATCGCCGCCGTCTCGTCCGCGCTCTCGCTCAACGAGGAGGCCCAGACGGTCCAGTGGCTGCACGAGGAAATGGCGGGCGGCAAGAACCTGCCTCTCGCGGAGGCCGAGGCGGTCGTCCGTTCGCTCGCCGCGGCGATGCACGGGGACCAGGAGATGGTCCTGCCGCTGCTCCAGATCCGCCGCTACGACGAGTACACCACGACGCACTCGCTCAACGTCTGCGTGCTGGCGATGGGGCTCGCGGAGTGGATCGGCCTGGGCGCGCGCGACGTTCGCGCCTTCGGGGTGTCGGGACTGCTGCACGACATCGGCAAGACGAAGATCCCGAGCGAGATCCTGAACAAGGCGGGCCGCCTCGAACCTCACGAACGGGAGATCATGAACCAGCACCCGATCTTCGGGGCGCGGATCATCATCGAGTCGGAGGAGAAGCTGGACCTCGCCGCGGTGGTGGCGTACGAGCACCATATCATGATCAACGGCGGCGGCTACCCGAAGCTCGAGTACCCGCGTGACTGCCACCAGGGCTCCAAGCTGGTGCACGTGTGCGACGTGTACGACGCGCTGCGCACCAACCGCCCCTACCGCGCAGCCTGGCCCGCGCCCAAGGTGCTGGCGTATCTGGAGGAGCGGGCCGGCACCGAGTTCGACCCGGACATCGCGCGTTCGTTCGCGAAGATGATGTCGGAGTGGGAGCCCAAGGCGGCGCAGATCGAAGAGCCCGCATCGGAGGCGGCGGCCGCGACGGCCGCCCTTCCCGCGGCGACGCCCGCGGAAGGTTCAGCGCCGGCGGGGCAGGGCTAGCGAGAGCTGGAGCGCCGGGGTGCCGACGTCGATGGACGCCGTCGGCACGTCCTGAGCGGCGACCACGATCCGCCCGCAGAAGGTGGAGCCCTGCAGGGATCTCTCGACCTCGCGGAGCGCCAGGTCGGGACGATTGCAGCGATCCGAGAGGTGCGCGAGCACCACCGTCCCCAACTCGGGGTGGGCCGCCTCGGCCACCAGCAGTGCCGCTTCCCGGTTGGACAAGTGGCCTCCGTGTCCCGCGATGCGCGAGCGCACCGACGCAGGATAGGCGCTTGCCCGCAACATCACTTCGTCATGGTTCGCTTCCACCACCAGCGCATCCAGCCCGCGGAGAGCGTGCCGGAGCGCCGACGTCGCGGAACCCACGTCGTAGGCCACGCCGAGCCGCCGGCCGTCGGCGTCCTCCACGACGATCATCACCGGGTCGGCGGCATCGTGCGCGGTCGGGTACGCGGTGACGCTGAACGGGGCGACGACTACGGGCCTGGAGGCCCGGAGTGGCACCGCACTGCCGTTCCTGGGCAGCCTCCCCACGAGGGCGGTCAGGGTCCCCGGGCTGGCGAGCACCGGCACGCCCCAAACGGCGGCGGCACGCGGAGCGCCGCGCGCGTGATCGCCGTGCTCGTGCGTCAGCACGATGGCGCGCACCAGCGACGGGTCACAGCCGGCCGCGGCACAGCGCCCGAGGAGGTCCTTGAAGGAGAAGCCGGCGTCAACGAGCAGGGCGGCGCCGTCCGACTCGACGAGGAGCGCGTTGCCGCGACTCCCCGAGCCGAGGACGGTCAGTCGCATTCGCCGCGCCCGGTTGCCGCCCGCCAGACCGCCTTGAGATAGGATCGCGTCGCCTCGTCCACCGTGACGTCGCGACGCGGCATCACTCGCTCGGCGATCTCCACGAACCGTTGGCACGAGAGCACGTCGGCCGGCTCATCCGTCCCCCAGGCGAACGGCGGGACGACGGGCTCGGGGCGTCGCGAACCGAAGACATTGGCGCCAGTACCGATCGCGCAGCCGGTGGGCAGCATCGTGCCGATCGCGGTCTTCACGTGGTCGCCGACGAGCGAGCCGAGGAACGTGAGGCCGGTCTCGTGTTTCGTGCCGCCCAGGGTGAGCCGCACCGGGCCGTACGTGTTCTTCAGGTTCGAGGTGATCGTGCCGGCGCCGAGGTTGGCCCAGCGGCCGATGATCGAGTGCCCCACGAAGCCGTCGTGCGACTTGTTCGCGTACCCGAGGAAGATCGTATTCGAGACCTCGCCGTGCACGACGCACTTCGGGCCGAGGCTCGACTCGCGGATCTGTCCGCCCACGATGCGCGTCCCCGGTCCGACCACGAGCGGACCGGCTAGTCGCGAGAAGGTGCGGATCTCCGCCCCCGACTGGATCCAGATCGGCCCGTTCCGCAGGTCGAACACGACCTGCGGTTCGACCTGCACCCCATCCTCCACTATCAGCCTTGCAGCGTCTCCCATGACCGTGGATCCGGGGGGCACCTGGGTGGGGAGGTGGCTGCTCAGCACCAGTGCGAGGTCGCTGTGGAGGGTGGGGACCAGGTCACCGACGACCTCCCAGACGCCGCGGAGCAGCTTGCCGCGTAGCGCGACCGAAGGCCGGGATGCGTCGATCCCCGCGGGGCCTGGCCAGGACGTTCCCGCCGGGAGAAGCGCGCCGACCGTGGCGCCGGCACCGTCAGTCAGTCGGAACGGCCCGCTTCCCGACGACGCGAAGCCCGTAGCGAAGTCCTGCTCCACGTTGAACGCGAACGACGAGCGGAGATAGAGCCGGGCGCCGTCCGCGGTGGTCGCGGGAACGACGGGCGGCGCATCAGGCTCGGTGAAGCCGGCCAGGTGCGCGGCGCCGACGTGTCCGGCGATCTGGAACCCGGCCCGCTCGACGCGCTCCCTCAGCGTCCAGGCCCCGTAGCGCAGCTCGCCGATCGGCCGGGAGTTGGAGAAGGGCAGGAAGCGCGGCGCGTCCGCCGGGTCGTCGTACAGGTAGAGCCGCATCGTCATGCGCCGCGGTCTCCAGCCAGCTCGTCCGGCAGCCGCGCCAGCAGCTTCTTGAGGTAGGGCGCGCGCGCTCCGGTCGTGACGAGCGTGATGCCGCGCGAGCGAACCACGACCACGTCGGTGAGTCCGTCCACCACCGTCGTCCCCTCCTCGCTCCACACCACGCAGTCCGCCGCGTCCACGACGTGCGCGTCGCCCACCACCACGTTCCCGGCGCCATCGGCAGTGCGGATGCGGCGGAGCGCGGCCCAGGATCCCACGTCGTCCCAGCCGAAGTCCCCCTCCACGACCGCCCCGCGCGCTGTCCGCTCGAACAGGCCGACGTCTATGCTCACGGGCTTCACGGCGGCGTACATCGCCGCGACATCGCCCCGGACCAGCGCCTCGAGGCCGCCGGCCAGCTCCGGCGTGTGAGCGCGGACTTCCTCGCGAAAGCGCTTCGCCGTCCAGGCGAAGAGCCCCGTGTTCCAGAGCGCGCCGTCTGCGATGAGCGCCAGGGCCTGCGCGGCGCTTGGCTTCTCGACGAAACGCGCGATGCGCCGGCCCGCGCCGTCGATCGCGGGCCCCGGCACGATGTAGCCGTAGCCGATCTCGGGCCTGGTCGGCCTCGCTCCGACCGTGACGACCGCGTCCGCGCTCTCGGCCAGGTCGAGCGCGGCCGTGGCCGCGGCCCGGAACGCGTCCGGCGCTTTCACGGTCCAGTCGGCGTGGAGCGAGAGGACCGTGGCGGACGGGTCGCGTGAGGCGGCCAGGGCGGTGGCCCAGGCGAGCGCCGGCGCCGTGGACGCGGCGAACGGTTCGGCCAGCACCTGGTCGGGCGGCACCGCGGGAAGCGCGGCCCGGATCGCCGGCGCGAGCACCCCCGACGTGACGACCAGCACGCGCTCGGCCGGTACGAGCGGCAGCACCCGCTCGACCGCCTCCACCAGCAGCGGTTTGGGGCCCGCGAGCGGGAGCAGCTGCTTGGGCCGTTGCGCGGTGGACAGGGGCCAGAACCGCGAGCCCACCCCGCCGGCGAGTACCACCACCCAGCGCACCCTAACCGTCCAGAGTGTCGGGCAGCGGCTCGTCGCCCATGATGGCGGAGATCTGTCGGAAGAGTTTCTTGGGCGAGAACGGCTTGGTGAGGAACGCCGCGGCGCCGAGCGCCTTGGCGCGCTCAGCGTGTCCAGTCTCGCCCGCCGCGGTCAGCACCACGAACGTCGTGGCCTTGAAGTGCGGGTCTTCGCGCGCTTCCTCGATCACATCGAGGCCGGACATTCCCGGCATGTTCACGTCCACGAGCACGCAGTCCACGTCGGGATTGTCCCTCAGGAAGGCGAGGCCCGACGGGCCGTCGCCGGCGATCGAAACGCGATATGGCCCGCGCTCGAACTGCATCCGAACGATGCGTCCGATGAAGGGTTCGTCGTCGATGACGAGGAGGTGATGCGGCGTGCTCACTCCCGTTACAGCAGCCCGGCGATCTCCGCGCGGAATCGGGCGAGATCGTAGAGCAGAGGGCCGATGTTGGTGCGCGTCCGCATCATCACCAGGAGCTTCGCGTCGGCTGAGAGGTTGGCGACGACGGCGAAGCCGGACGCGTACTCGAGGACGCCGGTGGCCAGCGAGCCCTTCGCGGCGCTCTGGCCGAGCTGGTCACACGCCTGGACTATGTTCGGAATGAGCGCGGCGAGGAGATCGGTGTCGGCGCCGTTCCCGGCGCGGCTGTCGATGGGGAGCCCATCGTTCCCCAGGATGATCACCGCCTCGACGCCATCGCGCCGGCCCAGCGCTTCGACGACGTCGCGGATGGTCGCCATGCCGCTCCTTGGGAGTGAATGGGGGTTAGGGCGTCATATCGTAGGCCCGAAGCGGGCCTCTGTCAAGCACATTCGCCCGTTGACACCGGCTTCGCAAGTCGTCTATTCTTCGCCGCTTAAGCTATGTCCGACCATTCACGGAGCAGCAATCCCGGCCGGCTGCGGCCCGCCCTGCTCGCCCTCGCCCTCGGAATCTCCGGGTGCGGCGACCCGCTCACGCTCCCGCCCGCGACCCAGGAAACGGTGGAACTCAGCTTCACGCTGTACGCGCTGACCAACACTCCCGTCGGGACCCCGTCGGCCTACAACATGGTCACGCCGGCGACGGTCCGGACCGACCGGTCGATCGACCTCGACTTCGCGGTGGACATGGTGGGCGGCGCCGCTGGGGATTCGACCGTCGTGATCATCCCGCGGGGCGCGCTGGGCTTCCAGCTGGACGGCGGCGTGCAGCGGGCGACAGCGCCCTTCGACTCGATCGCGCTGGCTCCGGTCTCCGGGTACGTGGAGGACGCGCCGCTCCCGGTGGATTCCGGCGACGTGGTACTGGTGGCCTCGCGCCGGCAGCCGTGCAACTTCGGCATCAATCGCCCCCACTATGCCAAGCTGCGTGTCGAGTCGGTGAACCGCGCCCAGCGTTCGGTCGCGTTCAAGATCCGCATCGACCCCAACTGCGGCTACCGCGGCCTCGCGCCCGGCATCCCCTCGAACTGATGATCGATCCCCGCGTCTTCCGTGACGCGGAGGCCTTTGAGGCCGCACGCGAGCGGCTCGCGCGCCGCGCGATGGGACCGGACCTCGACTCGCTGCTAGGCGAGCTGCGCGCTCAGGCCGACCGGCGGCGCCGCGCCATCGCGGAAGCGGACGCGCTGAAGGGCGAGCAGAACGCGAAGAGCCGCGAGGTGGGCGAGCGGAAGAAGCGAGGCGAGGACTCGAGCGCCCTGCTCGCCGAGCTGTCCGGGCTCTCGCAGCGGGTGCGCGCGGCCGAGGCCGCGGCCCGCGAGGCCGACGCGGCGTTCGTGGAGAAGCTGCACTTCGTCCCCAATCTCCCCGCCGCCGACGTTCCCGCGGGCGACGCCGCCCCCAACGAGGTGGTCCGCAGCTGGGGCGAGCCGATCCCGCACGACCCGTCGCGCCGGCCGCACTGGGACCTCGCCAAGGACCTCGGCATCATCGACTTCGAGCGCGGCACCAAACTCTCGGGCTCCGGGTTCCCGCTCTACGTAGGGCTGGGGGCGCGGCTCGAGCGCTCCCTGATCAACTATCTGCTCCAGCTCCAGGCGCTCGAGCACGGGTACACCGAGGTATCGCCGCCGCTGCTCGTCACGCGCGAGACGATGACCGGCACCGGCCAGCTGCCGAAGTTCGAGGAAGACCTCTACCGGGCCGCGCCCGACGACCTGTTCCTCATCCCCACCGCCGAAGTGCCGGTGACCAACCTGCACCGCGGTGAGATCCTGATGGGCGAGGAACTGCCGAAACGCTACGTCGCCTACACGCCGTGCTTCCGGCGCGAAGCGGGAGCGCACGGCGCCGACACCCGCGGCATCCTTCGGGTCCACCAGTTCGACAAGGTCGAGCTGGTCTGGTTGACGCGACCTGACGCCAGCCTGGCCGCGCACGAGGATCTCACCCGTCACGCGGAGACAGCGCTGCAACGCCTCGGCCTGGCGTACCGCGTGGTGCGCATCGCGGCGCGCGACCTGGGATTCGCCAGCCACCGGCAGTACGACCTCGAGGCGTGGGCGCCGGGAGTGGGGAAGTGGCTCGAGGTGTCGAGTTGCAGCACCTACGCCGACTTCCAGGCGCGGCGAATGGACATCCGCTTCCGGCCCGGGCGCGGGGCCAAGCCCGAGTTCGTCCACACGCTGAACGGCTCGGCGCTCGGCCTGGCGCGGACCCTGATCGCCGTGCTCGAGACGTATCAGGAGCCGGACGGTGGCGTGCGCATCCCGCCGGCGCTCGTCCCGCTGATGGGAGTGGACCGCATTGGCCGCGGCGCCGCGTGAGGCTGGAAGAACAGCGGTAAGCCCGCGCACCGTGTGGGCCCTGGCGGTGCTCGCCGCGGCGCTCACCATCGTTTTCGCCGCGGTCGTGGCGCGCCACCTCACGCGCGACGCGCGGCGCGCCTCCCGCATCTACGCCAGGGTATTCGCCGGACAAGCGGATCCCCGGGAAGGCGCCGCGACCGAGGCGCTCCTCGCACTCGCCTCCGAGATCCGCGGCGAAGGGATCCCCATCGTAGTGACCAACGCCTCGGGCGTCGCCACCGACACCGCCAACCTCCCGCGGGCCATGCCGCTCGACTCGCCGGAGCTGCGGGCGTTCGTCGCCCGGCTCGACCGCGTGAATCCGCCCGTGCAGGAGCCCACGGTGGGCACCATCCACTTCGGGTCACCACCCGTGCGCGCCTATCTCCGCCTGGTGCTGGGACTCGAGCTGGCCGCGCTGCTGGCGGTGTTGGCGGCGGGGATGATCGCCTACCGGGCGGCGGTGCGCGCAGCGCGCGACCGGGTGTGGGTCGCGATGGCGCGAGAGTCCGCTCACCAACTCGGCACGCCGCTCAGCTCGTTGGCCGGCTGGATCGAGCAGCTGCGCGGGCCCGGGGGAGGCCCCGCGGCGGAGATCGCCGAGCACCTCGCCGCCGACTACGACCGCCTCGACCGCGTCTCCCGCCGCTTCGAGCGGATCGGGCAGCCGCCGCGGCGCGAGCGGCTGGACCTGGGCGCCCTCGCCGAATCGGTGGCCGCATACTTCCGGCCCCGGCTCCCCCACCGGGCCAACCGGATCGCGCTCGAGGTCCGCCTGGAGAGCGGGGCGCCGGTCGCCGAAGGCGATCCGCTGCTGCTCGAGTGGGCGGTGGAGGCGCTCGTGAAGAACGCGGTGGACGCGCTGAAGGGACGCGGCGGCGCCATCACCATCACCGTCGCCGACGAGCCGGACGCGGTCGTGCTCGCCGTGGCCGACGACGGGCCGGGCGTCCCGCGCGAGGTGCGGCATACGCTCTTCGATCCCGGCGCGACGACCAAGACCGGCGGCTGGGGACTCGGCCTGGCGCTGGCGCGGCGGATCGTCGAGGAGAGCCACGGCGGGCGCATTACGCTGGAGCCCGTCGCCGTCGGCGCTCGCTTCGCGATGCGTCTCCCGCGCGCCGGAGGGACGGCGTGATCGACGTTTCGCTCAACGACGCCCAGCGCGAGGCGGTCGCGCAC
It encodes the following:
- a CDS encoding response regulator, with the protein product MSTPHHLLVIDDEPFIGRIVRMQFERGPYRVSIAGDGPSGLAFLRDNPDVDCVLVDVNMPGMSGLDVIEEAREDPHFKATTFVVLTAAGETGHAERAKALGAAAFLTKPFSPKKLFRQISAIMGDEPLPDTLDG
- a CDS encoding roadblock/LC7 domain-containing protein, which gives rise to MATIRDVVEALGRRDGVEAVIILGNDGLPIDSRAGNGADTDLLAALIPNIVQACDQLGQSAAKGSLATGVLEYASGFAVVANLSADAKLLVMMRTRTNIGPLLYDLARFRAEIAGLL
- a CDS encoding sugar phosphate nucleotidyltransferase; translated protein: MRWVVVLAGGVGSRFWPLSTAQRPKQLLPLAGPKPLLVEAVERVLPLVPAERVLVVTSGVLAPAIRAALPAVPPDQVLAEPFAASTAPALAWATALAASRDPSATVLSLHADWTVKAPDAFRAAATAALDLAESADAVVTVGARPTRPEIGYGYIVPGPAIDGAGRRIARFVEKPSAAQALALIADGALWNTGLFAWTAKRFREEVRAHTPELAGGLEALVRGDVAAMYAAVKPVSIDVGLFERTARGAVVEGDFGWDDVGSWAALRRIRTADGAGNVVVGDAHVVDAADCVVWSEEGTTVVDGLTDVVVVRSRGITLVTTGARAPYLKKLLARLPDELAGDRGA
- the serS gene encoding serine--tRNA ligase, which produces MIDPRVFRDAEAFEAARERLARRAMGPDLDSLLGELRAQADRRRRAIAEADALKGEQNAKSREVGERKKRGEDSSALLAELSGLSQRVRAAEAAAREADAAFVEKLHFVPNLPAADVPAGDAAPNEVVRSWGEPIPHDPSRRPHWDLAKDLGIIDFERGTKLSGSGFPLYVGLGARLERSLINYLLQLQALEHGYTEVSPPLLVTRETMTGTGQLPKFEEDLYRAAPDDLFLIPTAEVPVTNLHRGEILMGEELPKRYVAYTPCFRREAGAHGADTRGILRVHQFDKVELVWLTRPDASLAAHEDLTRHAETALQRLGLAYRVVRIAARDLGFASHRQYDLEAWAPGVGKWLEVSSCSTYADFQARRMDIRFRPGRGAKPEFVHTLNGSALGLARTLIAVLETYQEPDGGVRIPPALVPLMGVDRIGRGAA
- a CDS encoding MBL fold metallo-hydrolase translates to MRLTVLGSGSRGNALLVESDGAALLVDAGFSFKDLLGRCAAAGCDPSLVRAIVLTHEHGDHARGAPRAAAVWGVPVLASPGTLTALVGRLPRNGSAVPLRASRPVVVAPFSVTAYPTAHDAADPVMIVVEDADGRRLGVAYDVGSATSALRHALRGLDALVVEANHDEVMLRASAYPASVRSRIAGHGGHLSNREAALLVAEAAHPELGTVVLAHLSDRCNRPDLALREVERSLQGSTFCGRIVVAAQDVPTASIDVGTPALQLSLALPRRR
- a CDS encoding HD domain-containing protein, whose product is MSEPAAEAIKFLTSFAQALATMTLYADGHPAREGIIDTAYENLRAVQAIDRRASFSFLGDEVVLGQKPLRELRGWDWSNRLAGAGIQRLQFETEVTREEFESFMSEVLARLTLSTLQQGGGGEHVAGPIRFGSVGIKELMSEPEIAAVSSALSLNEEAQTVQWLHEEMAGGKNLPLAEAEAVVRSLAAAMHGDQEMVLPLLQIRRYDEYTTTHSLNVCVLAMGLAEWIGLGARDVRAFGVSGLLHDIGKTKIPSEILNKAGRLEPHEREIMNQHPIFGARIIIESEEKLDLAAVVAYEHHIMINGGGYPKLEYPRDCHQGSKLVHVCDVYDALRTNRPYRAAWPAPKVLAYLEERAGTEFDPDIARSFAKMMSEWEPKAAQIEEPASEAAAATAALPAATPAEGSAPAGQG
- a CDS encoding putative sugar nucleotidyl transferase — encoded protein: MTMRLYLYDDPADAPRFLPFSNSRPIGELRYGAWTLRERVERAGFQIAGHVGAAHLAGFTEPDAPPVVPATTADGARLYLRSSFAFNVEQDFATGFASSGSGPFRLTDGAGATVGALLPAGTSWPGPAGIDASRPSVALRGKLLRGVWEVVGDLVPTLHSDLALVLSSHLPTQVPPGSTVMGDAARLIVEDGVQVEPQVVFDLRNGPIWIQSGAEIRTFSRLAGPLVVGPGTRIVGGQIRESSLGPKCVVHGEVSNTIFLGYANKSHDGFVGHSIIGRWANLGAGTITSNLKNTYGPVRLTLGGTKHETGLTFLGSLVGDHVKTAIGTMLPTGCAIGTGANVFGSRRPEPVVPPFAWGTDEPADVLSCQRFVEIAERVMPRRDVTVDEATRSYLKAVWRAATGRGECD
- a CDS encoding HAMP domain-containing sensor histidine kinase — translated: MWALAVLAAALTIVFAAVVARHLTRDARRASRIYARVFAGQADPREGAATEALLALASEIRGEGIPIVVTNASGVATDTANLPRAMPLDSPELRAFVARLDRVNPPVQEPTVGTIHFGSPPVRAYLRLVLGLELAALLAVLAAGMIAYRAAVRAARDRVWVAMARESAHQLGTPLSSLAGWIEQLRGPGGGPAAEIAEHLAADYDRLDRVSRRFERIGQPPRRERLDLGALAESVAAYFRPRLPHRANRIALEVRLESGAPVAEGDPLLLEWAVEALVKNAVDALKGRGGAITITVADEPDAVVLAVADDGPGVPREVRHTLFDPGATTKTGGWGLGLALARRIVEESHGGRITLEPVAVGARFAMRLPRAGGTA